ACGGTCCCGATGGGGACGCCTGGTGGATAGATGCTCTGCTGGAGGCCGCTCGTGAGCATGAGCTCACCCTTGTCGACCGGCACCTGCGGCGGGATCAGGTCAACGCGCACCGGCGAGCCCGTTCCCTGGCCAGCGGCCACGGCCAGATCGCCGGCGGGCCCGAAGCGCACACCGATGTTGGACGTCGGGTCCGTGATGAGCAGGACCGTCGAGCGGCTTCTCGACGCCACCACGACCCTGCCCACCAGGCCCGATCCCGACACCACGGGCATCCCCGTATCGATGCCGGCATCGCGGCCCTTGTTGAGCTGGATGCTGGCCTCGAAGTTGGAGGAGGAGTTGGACACGACCTCGGCCGGCACAGTGGGGACGTTCTGGGCCCAGGGCAGGTTCAGGGTCTTGAGCAGCGCCTGATAGCTGGATTGGGCATCGGCCGACTGGAGGGCCTGGGTCTGAAGGCGGCTGTTCTCCGCCCGCAGGCGGGCGTTCTCGGACTGCAGCGACCCATAGTGTGCGGCCCCGTCGAAGAAGTTGCCGATCGGTCGGGTGACGTCTCCGACGGCGGACTGCACCGGAGCGAACGCGTCGAGGGCGTCGCCCTTGATCGAGTTGATCACCGAGTCGGCGTGGCCGCGGTAGGCGATAGTGATGATCGTCACCGCCGCCAGCACCAGCAACAGCAGTGTGAACCTGGGCCGGGTCGAGCGTCGGGTCAGCGCCACGACGCCACCCGCTACCGCGAGCTGGAGGAGATCAGGACCTGCTTCAGGGCCTCGAACTCCTCGAGGCATTGGCCGCTCCCGATGGCAACGGAGTGCAGCGGATCCTTGGCCACGACGATCGGCATCCCGGTCTCGCTCTGTAAGCGGGTGT
This genomic interval from Acidimicrobiales bacterium contains the following:
- the mreC gene encoding rod shape-determining protein MreC, yielding MALTRRSTRPRFTLLLLVLAAVTIITIAYRGHADSVINSIKGDALDAFAPVQSAVGDVTRPIGNFFDGAAHYGSLQSENARLRAENSRLQTQALQSADAQSSYQALLKTLNLPWAQNVPTVPAEVVSNSSSNFEASIQLNKGRDAGIDTGMPVVSGSGLVGRVVVASRSRSTVLLITDPTSNIGVRFGPAGDLAVAAGQGTGSPVRVDLIPPQVPVDKGELMLTSGLQQSIYPPGVPIGTVLTSGVPRGSFQQAVTLAPVADLAHLQFVAVMQWAPKS